Genomic DNA from Azospirillum brasilense:
GGCGTCGACGCCTTTGATGCCAAGGCCGACGCGATGGCCGTGCTGGAGGCCGCCGGGGCGCCGGTGACCAACCTGCAGGTCACCACCGACGCGCCGGGCTGGTACCATCCCGGCCGCTCGGGCGTGCTGCGCCTCGGCCCGACGGTGATGGCCCGCTTCGGCGAGATCCACCCGACCGTGCTCGGCACGCTGGGCGTCAAGGGGCCGGTGGTCGGCTTCGAGGTGTTCCTCGACGCCATCCCGCTGCCCAAGAAGAAGGGCGGCACGGCGCGTCCGCTGGTCCAGCTCTCGCCCTTCCAGCCGCTGGAGCGCGACTTCGCCTTCGTCGTCGGCAAGGATGTCGAGGCCGACAAGCTGATCCGCGCCGCCAAGGGCGCCGACAAGGCGCTGGTCAAGGACGTGACGGTCTTCGACGTCTACCAGGGCGCGAATCTGGAGGAGGGCAAGAAGTCCGTCGCCCTCTCCGTCACGCTCCAGCCGACCGAGCGCACCCTGACCGAGCCGGAGATCGAGGCCATCGGCCAGAAGATCGTGGCCGCGGTCGCCAAGGCGACGGGGGGCAGCCTGCGCACCTGAAGCGTGCGCATCCAAAGGCTGCGAAACCGAAGAAGAACTCAATTTCGTAAGACAAAGTTCGGGCCTCCGCCGCAAGGCGGAGGCCCATTGTTTTTCGGTGTCCAGATGGAACGGCTCCCGATCTGGACAGTTCAAAGGATTGTTCCGGACCCGACATGTTTGGATTCGCAGAGCACGCTGCGGTCCGTTGCTTGGAATGGGTTTCCGCACCGCATCCGTGCGTGCCTCATATGCGCTTTTTCAGAGTTGAATAGAGTTTGTCCATCAGATAAAGCGAATGAACATAAGTTTGCAAAACATGCGTCCGTATTGTCTCGATGCTGCGCATCGCTGCCTATAAATTTCAGAAATGGAATGTTTTCTTTCCACGATACATGGCAGACATTCCAAAAAGTTTGTTAGGCAGATATTTCGATTTTTTTAATAGTTTTCATTCTTCTTTGAAGCGGTCAGCGGAAAAACGGTGCGGGGCGCCCTGGCCCCGTCGCCCTCAGACCTGGTGAAGAATCCGATGGTGAGCTTAACGAACGACCACGCCAAAACCGCCTCCGTCCTCGCCATGACCGGGGATGCCGGCAATGGTTCGGTGAATGGCGGCGGCGCGCTCCGCCGCGAGGATGACGATGGGGAAGCGCCGGCCGAAGCCAGCCGGCTGGTCATTGTCGTGGACGACGACCGGTCGATCGTGGAAGGGCTGGCGCTGCTTCTGGAGGCCTGGGGCTACGACGTGCTGACCGCCCTGTCGCTGAACGAACTGGCGCAGCGGCTGCCGCAGGCCCCCGGCCGTCCGGGGCTGGTCCTGGCCGATCATTTCCTGCCGGCGGGAGGCACGGGCGCCCAGGCGGTGGAGATGGTGCGCGCCCATGTCGGCGCCCCGGTGCCCGCCCTGATCCTGACCGGCGACACGATGCCGGAACGTCAGGCCGAAGCCGCCGCCCTGGGCTGCCGGCTGCTGCACAAGCCGGTGCAGATCGGTCCGCTGAAGGACATGGTGGACACGCTGATGAGCGGCGCCGGCTGACGATGCCCGGGGGGATGGGGCGTCCGCCTCATTCCCGGCGCAGGCTGCCGGACACCGACAGGAAGGCCTCCACCACCAGCGGATCGAACCGGCTGCCCGACAGGCGGCGGATCTCGGCCACCGCCACGTCGTGGTCCAGCGCCTTGCGGTAGGGGCGGTCGCGGGTCATGGCGTCGAAGCTGTCGGCCACCGCGACGATGCGGGCGCTCAGCGGGATGGCGTCGCCCTTCAGGCGGTCGGGATAGCCGGTGCCGTCCCAATTCTCATGATGCGACCGGGCGATCTCCGCCCCCAGATGCAGATGCGTCCGTCCGTCGGACCGCTGGCTCGCGCGGTCCAGCAAATCCCAGCCCGTGGTGGTGTGGGCCTGCATGACGGCCCGCTCCTCCGGGGTCAGCGGCCCGGTCTTGCCGAGAATGGCGGGGTCCAGCGTGGCGTTGCCGACGTCGTGGAGGATGGCGGCCAGACCGACCGACTCCAGGAACACCGTGTCGAGGACGGCGGGATAGCGCCCCTCTTCGGCCAGCCGGCGGGCGATGCGGTCGGTCACCAGGGCGATGCGCGGGCCGGTCTCGGCCTCCGCGCCGGGATGGCCGGCGCGTTCGGCCAGATCGGCCATGGCGATGACCGTGTGCTCCTGGCTGCGCCGCAGCTGCTCGTAGAGGTGCAGGTTGTCGAAGCCGACGGAGATCTTGCGGCAGAACACCTCGATCAGGTTGCGGTCAAGGTCCGACAGCGGCCGGTCGGAGCTGAGATAGACCACGTTCTCGCGGTCGTTCGGCGTCCGGATGTAGAGCGTGCAATGGTCGGCGGCGTAGCGGTTGCTGCGCGACTCCAGGCAGCGCTTCACCTCCGCCAGAACGGCGGGCTCGACATGGTTGGCCGCCGGCTCGTCGATCAGCGTCTCGAACCGGCCGGAGCCGGCCAGGACGTACAGCCCGTCCGCCGCGCCGTTGATGACCGGGCCGCGCTGCACGCACAGGATGGCGTCCGGCCCGACGCCGAGGATGCCCGAGAGCTGCGTCAGCACCCCGGCGGCGAACAGCTTCATGGAGCGCGCCTGGAACAGCGACGACGACGCCTCGATGATCTTCTCCAGCCCGCGCCGGTTCATCTCGATCGCCATGATGTCCTCGTAGGAGCGCAGGGCGGCGACCGTGGTGGTGAACAGCTGCTGGGCGGTGAGCTGCGTCTTGGCCTTGTAGTCGTTGATGTCGTAGTCGAGGATCACCGCGCGCTCCGGCGCCTGGCCGGGCTGGCCGGTGCGCAGGATGATGCGGACGTGGCGGTTCTTCAGCTCCTCCCGGATGTGGTGGACAAGCTGCAGCCCGGCGTCGTCGGTCTCCATCACCACGTCCAGCAGGATGATGGCGATGTCCTCCTCCTGCGCCAGGATCGTCCGCGCCTCCGCGGCGGAATAGGCGGAGATGAACTGGGCGGAGCGGCCCTTGTAGGCGAAATCGGCCAGGACGAGCTTGGTGATGGAATGCACCTCCGGCTCGTCGTCCACGATCATCATCTTCCACCGGTTCCCGGTCACCGGCGACCCGGTTTCGCCGTTGCCGTCGCCGTCCTGGTCGTCCAGAAAAAGGAACTCGTCGTCGGAGTCGGTCATGGGCAAAGCCTGGGGCGGAGCGGGCGGGGGAGTAAGAAAGATTAACATGGCACGGACGCGCCCGCCTACCACCACGATCGATGCATTTTCGTCGAAAAAGCTCAGCAATTTACCGGGTGCGGCGAGTTGCTGCCGCTTGGCGGACGGCGCCGCCGGGGGTCAGAAGGTCTCCAGCTCGATCACCCAGCAGTCCATGGAACGCTGCGCCAGCGCGCCGCAGACGTTGTCCACCTGCGTCCGGGTGAAGGGGCCGACGCCCATCTGGTAGGTGGTGCGGGCGCCGCGGAAGACCGGCCAGACCATCGGCGGCAGGTCGCGGTAGGCCGTTCCAGGGCCGTAGGTGAACTCCTGCCAGGCGCGCAGCCCCTCGGCGTGGCTGACATACTCGCCGAGCCGCGCGGCGAACAGCGCCCCCGGCTCGATCGGCGGCATGCCGGGCAGCGGGTAGGGGGCGACCACCCCGATCAGCCCCTCGGCGGTGGCGACCGCCCGCGTCCGGCCGGGCATGCCCAGCGTCACCCGCCCGTTCGCGGAATCGATCAGGCTGACCACGTCGCCCTTGCGCAGGGTGAAGCTGCGCCGCTTCTTGTTGTCGAGGATCTCCGTCGCTTTGATGGCGTCCGCCGCGACGACATAGCCCTGGGCCGGCACCTGGGCGGCGATCTCCCACGCGCTGCGCGGCACCACGGCGGCGCTGCGGTGGATGACCGGCGGCTTGCCGGTTGCGGGGGGCGACCCGCCGGCGTTGGCCCCGGCGGCGGTGGCGCCCATGGCGGCGGTGATGGAGCGCGAGACCATCAGCGCCGGGTCCAGCGAATCGGAGGGCACATAGCCGATGGGCTGGCCGCCGATGGCGACCTCCGTCCAACTGGTGCCGCGGGGCGTGCCCAGCGCGTTCAGCGCCTTGCCGCGCGGCAGGGTCTGGATGATGCGGGCGTCGGCGTTGGGGCCGATGCGCACCTCGATGTCGCGGTTGAGGACCACCTCGCCGGTCAGCGGCGCGCCGATGGCGACGGGACTCTGCGCCAGGGCGGCGTCCGTGGCGAACCACATCGTCGCCGCGGCCAGGATCAGCCGCAGCGCCAGGGCGCGGAAGGCGGTGGTGGAACGCGTGCGCACGGCGGTCGGCCCCTTTGGAGGAAGGGCCATTTTGCATCGGTCCGGCCCGCCGGGGCAACCCGGCGCGTGCGCGCCGGGACGGATGTCACGGAGCGGCACGGTCGGTCAGGCCGCCCGATTCCCGCCCACCAGATCGTGGATCGCCTCGGCCAGCAGGCGGACCGGCTTGGCGGCCATGCCGGGGGCGCGGTGCAGCGCGATGTCGATGTCCGGCAGGTCGGGGAAGCCGTCCGCCGCGGTCAGCCGGCGCAGGCTGTGCGGAACGGTGCATTCCTCCATGGCGGTGACGCCGAGCCCGCCGAGCACGGCGCCGTGCACCGCCACCACGCTCTTGCTGATGAAGGCGACGCGCCAGCCGCGCCCGATGCCCTCCAGAGCCGCGACGGCGAGGTCGCGCACCACGCAGCCCTTGGGGAACAGCGCCAGCGGCAGCGGGTCCTCGCGCTCGATGGGGATGGAATCGGGCGCGGCGGGGCGCGGCGGGGCGACCCAGGCCACCGGCTCCCGCCGCACCAGTTCGCCGCTGCGGCTGTCGGGGTGGCGGGTGACCAGAGCGAGGTCGTAGCGGCCCTTGTCGATCTCCGCCACCAGATCGGGGCTGTTGTCGCAGATCACCTCCACCGGCACGTCGGGGTAGGCGGCGGCGAAGCGGGCGAGCACGCCGGGCAGCAGCATCGTGGCGTAATCGTCCGGCGTGCCGATGCGCACGCTGGCGATCGAGGCGGGCCGGCGCATCAGGGCCAGAACCTCGTCGTTCAGGGTCAGCATCCGCCGGGCGTAGGTCAGCAGAAGCTCGCCCTCCCGGGTCAGATGGACGCTCTTGGTGTCGCGCTGGAAGACGCGGGTGCCCACCACCTCCTCCAGCCGGCGGACCTGCTGGCTGACGGCGGCCTGGGTGCGGCCCAGCGTGTCGCCGGCACGGGTGAAGCTGCGCGCGTCGGCGACGGCGACGAAGGCGCGCAGAAGGTCGGTGTCGAGGTTGGCCGGCATGGTCACGCATTCAAGCAGAGGGGGCGCGCGGGTTCAACGCGCGGAAGGACCATCACGATCTGTGATGAACCTCATAAAGCCTATTCGTTTCCAAGATTTTTCGCGCGGGCGCAGGGTGCCCTCCGATCTTGGGAGGACGGAGCGATGGGCGTGTTCGACGCGATGACGACGGTGGTGCTGGAGGCCGGACGGCTGGACCGCGAGGAGAAGCGCCGCCCGATGACGGTGACGGCGGCAGCGCCGTCGCCGTGGCGCTTCCGGCTGCCGCGGATGCCGGCTCTGCCGGTGCTGCTGCTGACGATCCTGGTGGCGTGAGGGCCGGGTCAGGTGGCGGGCGTGCCGTCGGCGGGCTTATCCGCCGGGGCCTCGGCCGCCGGCACCGGCTCGGGAGCCGGGGTTGCTGGCGGGGTGAGGCGGATGGGCGCCGGTCCGCCGCTGTCGGGAGTCGAAGCCGCCGGGGCCTCGGCAGGTGTCTCCGCCGGAGGCGGGGCGGGAAGCTCTTTCGCCTCGATCGCCTCGGCGGGCTTGGTGTCCTTCGGGGCGTCTTTCGCCACGTCCTTCGGGGCGGGAGCGGGCTCCGGGTCCGTGGAATAGTCGGCGACGATGCGGGCCTGGCTGCCGGCGATGACCAGCACCTTCTGCCCGATCTCGATGGGCTTCTCTTCCCGCTGGGTGACCGACAGAAGCTCGCCGTCCGGCTTGCGGACGATGTATTCCCAGCCCGTGGTGTCGCCGGTCACATGCTCGATCGAGGTGCCGATCAGCCCGCCGATGGCCGTGCCGCCGACCGCGCCCAGCGCCGAGTTGATGCCGAAGGTGCCGGACTGCGAACCGAGCACGCCGCCCGCGGCCCCGCCGGTGACGGCGCCGACGGTGCCGCTGGTGCTGATCTTGACCTGACGGAACCCGATGACGACCGCCCGCTCCACCTTGTTCGCCTGCTGGGTCGCGGTGGCGGCGTAGGTGTTCGGGGAGTAGTTCGGGGTGCAGCCTGCGAGAATGCCGGCGACCAGGGCCGCGGCGGGCAGGCCAAACATGACAGTGCGTGTCACGGGACATCATCCGTTTGGAAGCCTGACCGGGTGATAGGCGATTCCGCGCGGCGAGTCATTCGACTTTTTGTGGGCTCCGGGATGCGTGGACAAAAAGAAAGCGGGCCTTTCCGGACCCGCTTTCCATCACATCACCGCGAAACCGTGGCTCACTCGTCGCCCATCTTGAGGGCGGCGATGAAGGCGCTCTGCGGGATTTCGACTTGGCCGAACTGGCGCATGCGCTTCTTGCCTTCCTTCTGCTTGTCCAGCAGCTTGCGCTTGCGGCTGATGTCGCCGCCGTAGCACTTGGCCGTCACGTCCTTGCGCAGCGCGCCGATGCTCTCGCGGGCGATGATCTTGCCGCCGATGGCCGCCTGCACGGCGATCTTGAAGAGCTGGCGCGGGATCAGTTCCTTCAGCCGCTCGCAGAGCTGGCGGCCGCGCCGCTCCGACTGGGAGCGGTGGACGATCATCGACAGGGCGTCCACCGGCTCGGCGTTCACCAGGATCGACATCTTCACGAGGTCGCCTTCCTCGTAGCTGTCCATCTGGTAGTCGAAGCTGGCGTAGCCGCGGCTGATCGACTTCAGACGGTCATAGAAGTCGAAGACCACCTCGTTCAGCGGCAGGCGGTAGACCAGCATGGCGCGCGCACCGGCGTAGGTCAGCTCGATCTGCTGGCCGCGCCGCTCGGTGCAGAGCTGAAGGATGCCGCCCAGATACTCGTCGGGCAGCATGATGGTGGCCTTGATCCACGGCTCGTCGATGCGGTCGATCTTCATCACATCCGGCATGTCCGCCGGGTTGTGCAGATCCATCACCGTGCCGTCGGTCATGTACAGCTTGTAGACCACCGACGGCGCCGTGGTGATCAGGTCCAGGTTGAACTCGCGCTCCAGCCGCTCCTGGATGATCTCCAGATGCAGCAGGCCGAGGAAGCCGCAGCGGAAGCCGAAGCCCAGCGCCGCCGATGTCTCGGCCTCGTAATGGAAGCTCGCGTCGTTCAGCTTCAGCTTGCCCAGGGAATC
This window encodes:
- a CDS encoding DUF3369 domain-containing protein; this encodes MTDSDDEFLFLDDQDGDGNGETGSPVTGNRWKMMIVDDEPEVHSITKLVLADFAYKGRSAQFISAYSAAEARTILAQEEDIAIILLDVVMETDDAGLQLVHHIREELKNRHVRIILRTGQPGQAPERAVILDYDINDYKAKTQLTAQQLFTTTVAALRSYEDIMAIEMNRRGLEKIIEASSSLFQARSMKLFAAGVLTQLSGILGVGPDAILCVQRGPVINGAADGLYVLAGSGRFETLIDEPAANHVEPAVLAEVKRCLESRSNRYAADHCTLYIRTPNDRENVVYLSSDRPLSDLDRNLIEVFCRKISVGFDNLHLYEQLRRSQEHTVIAMADLAERAGHPGAEAETGPRIALVTDRIARRLAEEGRYPAVLDTVFLESVGLAAILHDVGNATLDPAILGKTGPLTPEERAVMQAHTTTGWDLLDRASQRSDGRTHLHLGAEIARSHHENWDGTGYPDRLKGDAIPLSARIVAVADSFDAMTRDRPYRKALDHDVAVAEIRRLSGSRFDPLVVEAFLSVSGSLRRE
- a CDS encoding SH3 domain-containing protein, producing MRTRSTTAFRALALRLILAAATMWFATDAALAQSPVAIGAPLTGEVVLNRDIEVRIGPNADARIIQTLPRGKALNALGTPRGTSWTEVAIGGQPIGYVPSDSLDPALMVSRSITAAMGATAAGANAGGSPPATGKPPVIHRSAAVVPRSAWEIAAQVPAQGYVVAADAIKATEILDNKKRRSFTLRKGDVVSLIDSANGRVTLGMPGRTRAVATAEGLIGVVAPYPLPGMPPIEPGALFAARLGEYVSHAEGLRAWQEFTYGPGTAYRDLPPMVWPVFRGARTTYQMGVGPFTRTQVDNVCGALAQRSMDCWVIELETF
- a CDS encoding LysR substrate-binding domain-containing protein, which gives rise to MPANLDTDLLRAFVAVADARSFTRAGDTLGRTQAAVSQQVRRLEEVVGTRVFQRDTKSVHLTREGELLLTYARRMLTLNDEVLALMRRPASIASVRIGTPDDYATMLLPGVLARFAAAYPDVPVEVICDNSPDLVAEIDKGRYDLALVTRHPDSRSGELVRREPVAWVAPPRPAAPDSIPIEREDPLPLALFPKGCVVRDLAVAALEGIGRGWRVAFISKSVVAVHGAVLGGLGVTAMEECTVPHSLRRLTAADGFPDLPDIDIALHRAPGMAAKPVRLLAEAIHDLVGGNRAA
- a CDS encoding response regulator, with protein sequence MVSLTNDHAKTASVLAMTGDAGNGSVNGGGALRREDDDGEAPAEASRLVIVVDDDRSIVEGLALLLEAWGYDVLTALSLNELAQRLPQAPGRPGLVLADHFLPAGGTGAQAVEMVRAHVGAPVPALILTGDTMPERQAEAAALGCRLLHKPVQIGPLKDMVDTLMSGAG